A window from Kiritimatiellia bacterium encodes these proteins:
- a CDS encoding type II toxin-antitoxin system VapC family toxin, producing the protein MNLVDTSAWLEYFFEGPNAQYFAAPIEATDTLLVSVVSLYEVFKKVNTVADEDRALQAVAQMKKGRVEEITESIALSAALISIKHKIAMADSLILATARQCKAVLWTQDKDFRGMLDVNFKPAARRQTTPSRRSP; encoded by the coding sequence ATGAATCTGGTGGACACGTCCGCATGGCTTGAATACTTTTTTGAAGGCCCGAACGCGCAATATTTTGCCGCGCCTATTGAAGCAACCGACACATTGCTGGTTTCGGTGGTTTCGCTCTACGAGGTCTTCAAAAAAGTCAATACGGTCGCAGACGAGGACCGGGCATTACAGGCCGTTGCGCAAATGAAAAAAGGCCGGGTTGAAGAAATTACCGAATCAATCGCTCTCTCCGCGGCCCTGATCAGCATCAAACATAAAATCGCCATGGCTGACAGTTTGATTCTGGCAACAGCCCGGCAGTGCAAAGCTGTGTTATGGACACAGGATAAAGATTTCCGCGGCATGTTGGATGTGAACTTCAAGCCCGCCGCGCGCCGCCAGACGACCCCTTCGCGCCGGTCTCCGTGA
- a CDS encoding NAD-dependent epimerase/dehydratase family protein, whose protein sequence is MKLLVTGASGYLGTHLCARLEREHHEVSRLSTSNGDLRDPNALNQFNGQKFNRIYHLAAWTQAGDFCLKHSGDQWVINQQINTHVLSWWLERQPQAKLIAMGSSCCYAPEADLHEENFMKSEPIDSLFTYAMTKRMLYAGLMALNRQYGLNYLCLVPSTLYGSGYHLAGRQMHFIFDIIRKIVDAKQNGTEVVLWGDGYQKRELIYMDDFLDAMFYLSGHVQNELVNIGGGKEYTIREFASFICEIVGYDQELIRYDPSRYVGARSKVLIIEKLFSLMPSFQHTPLQKGLRQTIEWYLNARQSIQV, encoded by the coding sequence ATGAAACTGCTTGTAACCGGCGCGAGCGGCTATCTCGGAACCCATCTTTGCGCGCGTCTTGAGCGGGAGCACCATGAGGTTTCACGTTTAAGCACCAGCAACGGCGACCTCCGCGATCCAAACGCTCTCAACCAGTTTAACGGACAAAAATTCAACCGCATTTATCATCTGGCGGCCTGGACCCAGGCCGGTGATTTCTGCCTCAAACATTCCGGCGACCAATGGGTTATTAATCAACAGATTAATACGCACGTGTTGTCCTGGTGGCTGGAACGCCAACCGCAGGCCAAGCTGATTGCCATGGGCAGCAGCTGCTGTTATGCTCCCGAAGCGGACTTGCACGAAGAAAATTTTATGAAAAGCGAACCGATTGACAGCCTCTTCACTTATGCCATGACCAAACGAATGCTTTACGCCGGCTTGATGGCGCTAAACCGTCAGTACGGCCTGAATTATCTATGCTTGGTGCCTTCCACTCTTTACGGTTCCGGCTATCACCTTGCCGGCCGGCAAATGCATTTTATTTTTGACATTATACGCAAAATTGTTGACGCCAAACAAAATGGGACTGAAGTTGTTCTTTGGGGCGACGGTTACCAGAAAAGAGAATTGATTTACATGGATGATTTCCTTGACGCCATGTTTTATCTTTCCGGCCATGTACAGAATGAACTGGTCAACATCGGCGGCGGCAAAGAATATACGATCCGCGAATTTGCATCCTTTATTTGCGAAATTGTCGGCTATGACCAGGAACTCATCCGATACGATCCCTCGCGCTATGTTGGCGCCAGATCAAAAGTGCTGATAATTGAAAAATTATTCAGCCTGATGCCATCCTTTCAACACACACCGCTGCAAAAAGGGTTAAGACAGACTATAGAATGGTACCTTAATGCCCGTCAATCCATTCAAGTTTAA
- a CDS encoding AbrB/MazE/SpoVT family DNA-binding domain-containing protein: MDTVTVSPKYQVVIPRPVRERLRISPGEQMQVIGFDDRIEMVTLRPIKNTRGFLRKYDRSFRREKADRE; the protein is encoded by the coding sequence ATGGATACTGTAACAGTATCGCCCAAGTATCAGGTGGTAATCCCGCGCCCGGTAAGAGAGCGCCTGCGCATCAGCCCGGGCGAACAGATGCAGGTCATCGGATTTGACGATCGGATTGAGATGGTTACATTGCGGCCCATAAAGAACACGCGCGGATTTCTTCGTAAATATGACCGGAGTTTCAGACGCGAAAAGGCAGACCGCGAATGA
- a CDS encoding B12-binding domain-containing radical SAM protein has protein sequence MKVLFSNPPWWTGNQFKYGFIPMRLAGVRAGSRWPFTYPTFSFPGWRMPFEYLPLPLFMGYAASFLQRETGAEVVLRDSIARRESCRRYFDFIDQQRFDYIFIETATPSWEHDRKLITELHRRQPRLKIVICGPIAAEKAEEIIAACPVTACIRGEYDKNSVKAARGQTGVIDYDFLTDEEMNAAPAPMCDENVIRSYYDRNPRGIKLPNLQVWASRGCPFKCIFCVWPATMTGCDPDGKGKRLVRYYTPAHLEPYIRARTARFGFRSIYFDDDTFNLGARHTLEICAMMKRIGLPWSAMCRTDTIEMGVWEEMKKAGCYGVKLGFESGNQEVVDKIVNKHLDLKKAREVVLHLKKLGLTVHGTFTIGLPGETGEQMKETVFFAESLPLDSKQISGAAEIEGTPLHHLRKHGRLPGFENAAIDKQYLPATDGRKKWEQLTAGMRDS, from the coding sequence TTGAAAGTCTTATTTTCCAATCCTCCCTGGTGGACCGGGAATCAGTTCAAATACGGTTTTATCCCCATGCGGCTGGCCGGAGTGCGGGCCGGCTCGCGCTGGCCTTTTACCTATCCCACTTTCAGCTTTCCGGGATGGCGCATGCCGTTTGAATATCTTCCGCTGCCGCTCTTCATGGGGTATGCCGCCTCCTTCCTGCAGCGAGAGACCGGCGCCGAAGTTGTCCTGCGCGACAGCATCGCCCGGCGCGAATCCTGCCGCCGCTATTTTGATTTTATAGACCAGCAGCGCTTTGATTATATCTTTATTGAAACCGCTACGCCAAGCTGGGAACACGACCGGAAACTGATCACGGAACTGCACCGCCGGCAACCCCGATTAAAAATAGTGATTTGCGGGCCGATTGCCGCGGAAAAGGCGGAGGAAATCATCGCCGCCTGCCCTGTAACCGCCTGTATCCGGGGCGAATACGACAAAAATTCGGTAAAAGCCGCCCGGGGCCAGACCGGCGTCATAGATTATGACTTCCTGACCGACGAGGAAATGAATGCCGCCCCGGCGCCAATGTGCGACGAAAACGTGATTCGGTCTTATTACGACCGCAATCCACGCGGCATCAAACTGCCCAATTTGCAGGTCTGGGCCAGCCGGGGATGCCCCTTTAAATGCATTTTTTGCGTCTGGCCCGCCACCATGACCGGCTGCGACCCCGATGGAAAGGGAAAACGCCTGGTTCGCTATTACACCCCGGCCCACCTTGAGCCTTATATCCGCGCAAGAACCGCGCGCTTCGGCTTCCGCTCAATTTATTTTGACGACGATACCTTCAACCTCGGCGCGCGCCATACGCTTGAAATCTGCGCCATGATGAAACGCATCGGGCTGCCCTGGAGCGCGATGTGCCGGACCGATACGATAGAAATGGGCGTGTGGGAAGAAATGAAAAAAGCCGGCTGTTACGGCGTCAAATTGGGATTTGAAAGCGGCAACCAGGAAGTGGTTGACAAAATCGTCAATAAACATCTGGACCTGAAAAAAGCGCGCGAAGTAGTTCTCCACCTGAAAAAACTGGGATTGACCGTGCACGGCACGTTCACCATCGGACTGCCCGGAGAAACCGGGGAACAGATGAAGGAAACTGTTTTTTTCGCCGAATCATTGCCGCTTGATTCCAAGCAGATTTCAGGCGCCGCCGAAATTGAGGGCACCCCCCTGCACCACCTGCGCAAACACGGCCGCCTTCCAGGCTTTGAAAACGCGGCCATTGACAAGCAATACCTGCCGGCCACGGACGGCCGCAAAAAATGGGAGCAATTAACCGCCGGGATGCGCGATTCATAA
- a CDS encoding NAD(P)-dependent oxidoreductase, producing the protein MKGKILVTGSAGFIGGYVVEELLRNGWQVAGLDNYSKYGPLKKSYDANPAYHFTEGDAKNASLLKELLKDCDHLLAGAAMIGGITYFHEFAYDLLAENERIMAATFDAAIHAFRNHKLKKIIVLSSSMVFESTAVFPTPEGAELRAPPPKSTYGFQKLACEYFARGAWQQYRLPYTVIRPFNCAGIGEKRALTDREVLSGNIRLAMSHVIPDLVQKTIKGQDPLHILGDGRQIRHYTYGADLARGIRLAIEHPEAVNNDFNLSTAQSTTVIELAELIWKKINPAKPFRYFSDKPFEHDVQRRVPDVDKARRILGFEAKTSLNDILDEVIPWVREEIKQGAI; encoded by the coding sequence ATGAAGGGAAAAATTCTGGTTACCGGTTCAGCCGGATTCATCGGCGGCTACGTTGTGGAAGAACTGCTCCGCAATGGGTGGCAGGTCGCCGGACTTGACAATTATTCCAAATACGGCCCCTTGAAAAAATCATACGACGCCAATCCCGCCTATCACTTCACGGAAGGCGACGCCAAAAACGCGTCTCTTCTCAAGGAGCTCCTCAAAGACTGCGACCACCTGCTGGCCGGCGCCGCCATGATCGGCGGCATCACTTACTTCCATGAGTTTGCCTATGACCTTCTGGCCGAAAACGAGCGCATTATGGCCGCCACTTTTGACGCCGCCATCCACGCCTTCCGCAACCACAAGCTGAAAAAAATCATCGTTCTGAGTTCCAGCATGGTTTTTGAATCCACCGCGGTTTTTCCGACCCCGGAAGGCGCGGAACTGCGGGCGCCGCCTCCCAAAAGCACCTACGGATTCCAGAAACTGGCCTGCGAATACTTCGCCCGAGGCGCCTGGCAGCAATACCGTCTGCCCTACACCGTTATCCGCCCGTTTAACTGCGCCGGGATCGGAGAAAAAAGAGCCCTGACCGACCGCGAGGTGCTTTCGGGTAATATCCGCCTGGCAATGAGCCATGTCATTCCGGACCTGGTCCAGAAAACAATCAAGGGCCAGGATCCGCTCCATATCCTCGGCGACGGGCGCCAGATCCGGCATTACACCTACGGCGCCGACCTGGCCCGCGGCATCCGGCTGGCCATAGAGCATCCCGAGGCCGTCAACAACGATTTTAATCTTTCAACGGCGCAGTCAACAACCGTCATTGAGCTGGCGGAACTTATCTGGAAGAAAATCAATCCGGCCAAGCCGTTCCGTTATTTTTCTGACAAGCCTTTTGAACACGATGTGCAGAGACGCGTGCCGGATGTGGACAAAGCGCGCCGCATTCTCGGGTTTGAAGCAAAAACATCTCTGAACGACATTCTTGACGAAGTGATTCCCTGGGTGCGCGAAGAAATCAAACAAGGCGCGATTTAA
- a CDS encoding nucleotide sugar dehydrogenase: protein MSRPEKLVIIGGCGHVGLPLGVRFAQAGAGVLLLDINRQAVEMVNRGRFPFLEKGGEKELRAALAGGMRAVSDPAAGRGADAYIIVTGTPVDEHLNPKLDDVLKVFDIYKEYFRPGSLVIMRSTLFPGTMDYLRRRLARERIKIKLAFCPERVAQGAALEEISSLPQIVSAFDEKSFRAACKLFARIAPAIIRLAPLEAELAKLMTNAWRYLEFAIANQFYIIAESNGVDFHKIFEAMRHEYPRARGYKSPGFTAGPCLFKDTMQLASYFEHQFYLGHSAMLVNEGLAMFAVKRAGELLGGLKNKTIGLLGMSFKAGNDDTRESLSFRVKKTLEFQGASVIFHDPYVAGGVPLSCLVTRADALILCTPHAEYARLKTNKPVVDIWGFIKKTQVAILPGLKKTGRKTKKGRSS, encoded by the coding sequence ATGTCGCGACCCGAAAAACTGGTGATTATCGGCGGATGCGGCCACGTGGGGCTTCCCCTGGGGGTCAGGTTCGCCCAAGCCGGAGCCGGCGTATTGCTGCTGGACATCAACCGCCAGGCCGTTGAAATGGTCAACCGCGGCCGTTTCCCGTTTCTTGAAAAAGGCGGGGAAAAAGAACTGCGCGCCGCGCTGGCCGGAGGAATGAGAGCCGTCAGCGATCCGGCGGCCGGCCGGGGCGCCGACGCGTATATTATCGTTACCGGCACCCCCGTGGATGAACACCTTAATCCCAAGCTGGATGACGTTCTGAAAGTTTTTGACATTTATAAGGAATATTTCCGGCCGGGATCTCTGGTCATCATGCGTTCCACCCTCTTCCCGGGCACCATGGATTATTTGCGCCGGCGCCTGGCGCGGGAACGGATAAAAATCAAGCTGGCCTTCTGCCCGGAGCGGGTTGCCCAGGGCGCGGCCCTTGAGGAAATCAGCTCCCTGCCGCAAATCGTCTCGGCCTTTGACGAAAAGAGTTTCCGGGCCGCCTGCAAATTATTTGCGCGCATTGCGCCGGCAATCATACGGCTCGCGCCTTTGGAAGCCGAGCTGGCCAAACTGATGACCAACGCCTGGCGTTACCTGGAGTTCGCCATCGCCAACCAGTTTTATATCATCGCCGAAAGCAACGGGGTGGATTTTCATAAAATTTTTGAGGCCATGCGGCATGAGTATCCGCGCGCGCGCGGATACAAATCGCCCGGATTCACCGCCGGCCCCTGTCTTTTCAAGGACACCATGCAGCTGGCCAGCTATTTTGAACACCAGTTTTATCTCGGGCATTCCGCCATGCTAGTCAACGAGGGATTGGCAATGTTCGCCGTGAAAAGGGCCGGCGAACTGCTGGGCGGGCTGAAAAACAAAACGATCGGACTGCTCGGCATGTCTTTCAAGGCCGGCAATGACGACACGCGCGAATCGCTCAGTTTCCGTGTCAAAAAGACCCTGGAATTCCAAGGGGCCAGCGTCATTTTTCACGACCCCTATGTTGCGGGAGGCGTCCCGTTGTCATGCCTTGTAACGCGCGCGGACGCCCTGATTCTCTGCACGCCGCACGCGGAATACGCCCGTCTGAAAACAAACAAGCCCGTCGTGGACATCTGGGGATTCATAAAAAAAACGCAAGTTGCCATTTTACCCGGCCTGAAAAAAACGGGCCGGAAAACAAAAAAAGGACGTTCATCATGA
- a CDS encoding glycosyltransferase family 4 protein, with protein MKILFTSPSLSVQADAPLNSKNRAEALQKTGAQVVLLGFPEIYPLPNVQLPFPYISLEKRASSSTLRRWEKMRKYFGIWWTFLAVSFLVKLAAYRIARKEKFDLICMHHAEPCVLLPLVAWLRLIRRYTPTVVILPMAFIEVGAKNITRARSRLRGILNAYAARRLAGLAHIVIENRHYAEGLRLTRKNNVHIIPEGYTNRMASFSLPEARRKLGIAPGQRMVLLFGTATVMKGADLLIKALEEVPPAFLVYIAGKTGGIYESSWGPLERLQNTGWKDNLRIVSRFIPEDEMELYFAAAHACIFPYRRGFSTISSNLRQAGEMGKAILASDQYHFTDIVKNYKVGLLFEPENVPEIARCLREFAAKPDEWFAEIRRNSEILVKERSWEKIAAQYLALFQHILDHEKTGQKH; from the coding sequence ATGAAGATATTATTTACGAGCCCGTCGCTTTCCGTTCAGGCCGACGCGCCGCTCAATTCAAAAAACAGGGCCGAAGCGCTGCAAAAGACCGGGGCGCAGGTCGTGCTCCTCGGTTTTCCTGAAATTTATCCATTGCCCAATGTCCAGCTTCCCTTTCCTTACATAAGCCTTGAAAAACGCGCTTCATCAAGCACCTTGCGGCGATGGGAAAAAATGCGGAAATATTTCGGGATATGGTGGACTTTCCTTGCCGTTTCATTCCTTGTAAAGCTGGCGGCCTACCGCATTGCGCGGAAAGAAAAATTTGACCTTATATGCATGCACCACGCCGAACCATGCGTGCTGCTGCCCCTTGTTGCGTGGTTGCGCCTTATCCGCCGCTACACACCGACGGTTGTGATTCTCCCCATGGCATTTATTGAAGTGGGCGCAAAAAACATAACCAGGGCCAGAAGCCGCCTGCGCGGGATTCTCAATGCTTATGCGGCCCGGCGGCTGGCCGGTCTGGCGCATATTGTCATAGAAAACCGGCATTATGCCGAAGGCCTGCGGCTGACGCGCAAAAATAATGTTCATATCATTCCCGAAGGCTATACCAACAGAATGGCATCGTTTTCCCTTCCCGAAGCGCGCCGCAAACTTGGCATAGCCCCCGGCCAGAGAATGGTACTGCTCTTCGGCACAGCGACGGTCATGAAGGGCGCCGACCTGCTCATTAAAGCCCTTGAAGAGGTGCCGCCGGCTTTTCTGGTATATATTGCCGGCAAAACCGGCGGAATTTATGAATCGTCGTGGGGCCCGCTGGAACGCCTGCAAAATACCGGGTGGAAAGACAATCTGCGAATTGTTTCCCGATTTATCCCGGAGGATGAAATGGAGCTTTATTTTGCCGCCGCGCACGCCTGCATTTTTCCGTATCGGCGCGGGTTCTCCACCATCAGCAGCAACCTGCGCCAGGCCGGCGAGATGGGCAAGGCCATTCTGGCTTCGGACCAATATCACTTTACAGACATAGTAAAAAACTATAAGGTAGGACTGTTGTTTGAGCCGGAAAACGTGCCGGAGATTGCGCGTTGCCTGCGGGAGTTCGCCGCAAAGCCGGATGAATGGTTCGCTGAAATCCGCCGGAATTCCGAAATACTGGTCAAGGAAAGATCATGGGAAAAGATAGCCGCGCAATACCTGGCGCTGTTTCAACACATTCTTGATCATGAAAAAACCGGCCAAAAACATTAA
- a CDS encoding glycosyltransferase yields MQPDDLSILIICPRAHFKGHFWNSTKDIANALTKKGVLYHIVMLTAENMKTDPIYMPHTTCVFKKTPFWFRAINPATTKQQYKSLQSFEHFWDLALSSFVCSIRAFFMLKHRKYSGVYFSDGFSPISILFALLRHTVVLHQCCTSYFLPNSGLKQKILSLMQRWLTFQALKTNRIYFIFENKHTQENDSVNGLGKSAVHIPEAITVQDVLPEKKACRRCLNIKEDQVIFLFFGAHRLSKDYDTAFNAARQIFPSPCLLFAGPVVDNNPQIIAKKYNYNSVLFFNQFVPHEDVKYYFCASDVVVLPYVPGTNDIGGSSVFFLACQYNRPVITTYSPFFNDLFAHYDVGFQYHNANVKKLAQCMRNFLEMNSDKKKQIETGLDRIRRDFSWDNMIAKYLDILKVPLKTLEKPICNEQS; encoded by the coding sequence ATGCAACCTGATGATCTGTCCATCTTAATCATCTGCCCACGCGCTCACTTCAAAGGTCATTTTTGGAACAGCACAAAAGATATAGCCAATGCTCTGACTAAAAAGGGCGTTTTATACCATATTGTCATGCTTACCGCTGAAAACATGAAAACTGATCCGATATATATGCCGCATACCACATGCGTCTTTAAAAAAACCCCCTTCTGGTTCCGCGCGATCAATCCGGCAACCACCAAACAACAGTATAAATCACTGCAATCTTTTGAACATTTCTGGGACTTGGCACTTTCGTCGTTTGTCTGTTCAATCCGCGCTTTTTTTATGTTAAAGCACAGAAAATACTCCGGAGTTTATTTTAGCGATGGATTCAGTCCAATCAGCATTCTATTTGCCTTGTTGCGTCATACTGTTGTTTTACATCAATGCTGCACTTCTTATTTTCTTCCCAATTCAGGCTTAAAGCAAAAAATTTTAAGCTTGATGCAGCGATGGCTTACCTTTCAGGCCTTAAAAACAAACCGGATTTATTTCATTTTTGAAAACAAGCACACACAGGAAAACGACAGCGTAAACGGCTTGGGAAAATCTGCCGTTCATATTCCGGAGGCAATAACCGTACAGGACGTTTTGCCAGAAAAAAAGGCCTGCCGACGATGTCTTAACATCAAAGAAGACCAAGTCATTTTCCTTTTTTTTGGCGCACACCGTCTGTCAAAGGATTACGACACAGCGTTTAATGCCGCCCGTCAAATATTTCCTTCGCCATGTTTGCTTTTTGCCGGCCCAGTTGTTGATAATAATCCGCAAATCATTGCGAAAAAATATAATTATAATTCCGTTTTATTTTTTAATCAATTCGTTCCACATGAAGATGTTAAATATTACTTTTGCGCATCCGATGTCGTAGTTCTACCTTATGTGCCGGGAACAAATGATATTGGAGGTTCGAGCGTTTTTTTTCTGGCATGCCAATATAACCGACCGGTTATCACCACCTATTCTCCGTTTTTTAACGATTTGTTCGCGCATTATGACGTTGGATTTCAATATCATAATGCAAACGTCAAAAAGCTTGCGCAATGTATGCGTAATTTTCTTGAAATGAACAGCGATAAAAAAAAGCAGATTGAGACAGGACTGGACAGGATTAGAAGAGATTTTTCCTGGGATAACATGATAGCAAAATATTTGGATATTTTGAAAGTTCCGCTAAAAACATTAGAAAAACCAATATGCAATGAACAGTCTTAA
- a CDS encoding class I SAM-dependent methyltransferase gives MICRICDHNKLSLVLDLGIQPWGNHFLRPEEVGREPQYPLRLVCCEKCQTAQLDYTVPKEVMFSDHTYVSGTTATLTRHFAETAAYVNKTFFASRPDKSVLDIGSNDGTQLLEYKKIGYDILGVESCARVAAMAQKRNVPTEIAFFNEELAQALNRRFTVINASGIFFHLEDLHSVTAGIRTALQPNGVFVVQFLYMKQIVENCAFDQIYHEHLLYYNLKTIETLLNRHGLASFDAYFSPVHGGSVILFVTHAARAKPSVRLRKMREAEDHTGANNPNTYRLFAVRAAQLRKNICAYLERMLQSGKTVYGLGAPVKGNTLLNYCNIDADRIRCLVERNPMRAGLISPGMHIPIIIESEVKIQPNVYFVLAWNFKQEILIRYAALIKQGVEFYFPINPKETA, from the coding sequence ATGATCTGTCGGATATGCGATCACAACAAACTGTCGCTTGTGCTGGACCTCGGCATCCAGCCGTGGGGTAATCATTTCCTGCGTCCGGAGGAAGTCGGCCGCGAGCCACAATACCCCCTGCGCCTCGTCTGTTGTGAAAAGTGTCAGACAGCTCAACTTGATTATACCGTACCGAAAGAGGTGATGTTTTCAGATCACACGTACGTTTCGGGCACAACCGCCACCCTTACCCGTCATTTCGCTGAAACAGCCGCCTATGTGAATAAGACCTTTTTTGCCAGTCGCCCAGACAAAAGCGTCCTGGATATTGGGTCAAATGACGGCACACAATTGCTTGAGTACAAAAAAATTGGCTACGACATTCTAGGTGTGGAATCCTGCGCGCGCGTGGCCGCAATGGCGCAAAAACGCAACGTGCCAACTGAAATCGCTTTTTTCAACGAAGAACTGGCGCAGGCGCTTAACCGTCGGTTCACAGTTATTAACGCATCCGGCATTTTTTTTCATCTGGAGGATTTACATTCCGTTACGGCCGGCATCCGGACTGCCCTTCAGCCCAACGGCGTATTTGTTGTACAATTTCTCTACATGAAGCAGATAGTTGAAAACTGCGCTTTTGACCAGATTTACCACGAACACCTGCTCTATTATAATCTTAAAACGATTGAAACGCTCCTCAACCGTCATGGACTGGCCTCCTTTGACGCCTATTTTTCCCCAGTGCACGGCGGTTCAGTCATTCTGTTTGTTACGCATGCCGCGAGGGCCAAACCATCCGTGCGTCTTAGAAAAATGCGTGAAGCCGAAGATCACACCGGGGCTAATAATCCGAACACCTATCGCCTTTTTGCCGTGAGAGCCGCACAACTGCGCAAAAATATATGCGCTTATCTGGAGCGCATGCTTCAAAGCGGAAAAACGGTTTATGGACTCGGCGCACCGGTCAAGGGCAATACCCTGCTGAATTACTGCAATATTGACGCCGACCGCATTCGCTGCCTGGTTGAGCGCAATCCAATGCGGGCGGGACTGATCTCTCCTGGCATGCACATCCCGATTATTATTGAAAGCGAAGTAAAAATCCAACCAAATGTTTATTTCGTCCTGGCCTGGAACTTCAAACAGGAAATTTTAATCCGTTACGCCGCTCTGATCAAACAGGGCGTGGAGTTTTATTTTCCCATCAATCCCAAGGAGACGGCATGA